The following proteins are co-located in the Chaetodon trifascialis isolate fChaTrf1 chromosome 14, fChaTrf1.hap1, whole genome shotgun sequence genome:
- the LOC139342245 gene encoding homeobox protein six1b — translation MSILPSFGFTQEQVACVCEVLQQGGNLERLGRFLWSLPACDHLHKNESVLKAKAVVAFHRGNFRELYKILESHQFSPHNHPKLQQLWLKAHYVEAEKLRGRPLGAVGKYRVRRKFPLPRTIWDGEETSYCFKEKSRGVLREWYTHNPYPSPREKRELAEATGLTTTQVSNWFKNRRQRDRAAEAKERENSENNNAGGNKQNQLSPLDGGKSLMSSSEDEFSPPQSPDQNSALLLQGNMSHPGASAYPMSGLGAPQPVHSMHGHPHQLQDSLLGPLTSSLVDLGS, via the exons ATGTCTATCTTGCCGTCCTTCGGGTTTACGCAGGAGCAAGTGGCGTGCGTTTGCGAGGTGTTGCAGCAGGGAGGAAACCTAGAGAGGCTCGGCCGCTTCCTGTGGTCTCTACCCGCTTGTGATCACCTCCACAAGAACGAGAGCGTCCTCAAAGCCAAGGCGGTGGTGGCCTTTCATCGGGGGAACTTCAGAGAGCTCTATAAGATCCTGGAAAGCCACCAGTTTTCTCCGCACAACCAcccaaagctgcagcagctctggctGAAGGCGCACTACGTGGAGGCGGAAAAGCTGCGCGGCCGGCCGCTCGGAGCGGTAGGGAAGTACCGGGTGCGGAGGAAATTCCCGCTGCCCCGCACGATATGGGACGGCGAGGAGACCAGCTACTGCTTTAAGGAGAAGTCCAGGGGCGTCCTGAGAGAGTGGTACACACATAACCCCTACCCGTCTCCACGGGAAAAGAGAGAGCTGGCCGAGGCCACAGGACTGACCACCACGCAGGTCAGCAACTGGTTCAAAAACAGacggcagagagacagagccgCAGAGGCGAAGGAGAG GGagaacagtgaaaacaacaacgcAGGCGGCAACAAACAGAACCAGCTGTCCCCGCTGGACGGCGGAAAGTCTCTCATGTCCAGCTCGGAGGACGAGTTTTCTCCACCTCAGAGTCCTGACCAGAACTCAGCGCTTTTGCTTCAGGGCAACATGAGCCACCCCGGGGCCTCCGCTTACCCCATGTCCGGCCTGGGGGCCCCACAGCCGGTGCACAGCATGCACGGACACCCGCACCAACTGCAGGACTCCTTGTTGGGACCTCTAACCTCCAGTCTTGTGGATTTGGGCTCTTAA
- the six4a gene encoding homeobox protein SIX4a, translating to MSSSSAGEVTTANDIKRENVKEVDTRECIKLVALDAAELSMERATPNTDAVRTELLVSAASSLAFSPEQVACVCEALQQGGNVDRLARFLWSLPQSDLLRGNESILKAQALVAFHQARYQELYSILENHSFSPSNHTFLQDLWYKARYTEAEKARGRPLGAVDKYRIRRKYPLPRTIWDGEETVYCFKERSRNALKDLYNQNRYPSPAEKRNLAKITGLSLTQVSNWFKNRRQRDRNPSEAQSKSESDGNHSTEDESSKGQEELSPRPLSNSSDGVITHGTLPLQTGPLDSGVVIQQIGDIKLPSGSSSGGLYNGSLVTSNTSSTVFHNGGSSYLHTPGNILFNGLNLGIQPLAFNPLRQSGGVLLGGSGVDMQMGQEKGLGSSAEDSALQYASYSGCVNGAEVKLEGAHTMAAQNGGSSVLTFSSSSGALQLGGYSLVQVPSGVPDSDGSSLLNSDVGLPPLQLSSASSSSAITQQGTMPLNNVAVSSSNGDSFQQQDKLTMTSLHHSTVLYNMSSAGQPSIKKEPLEGGVYSSYHHGLHLDPSGQLSYTTPSSDEVPSSRGPASTTEVPAVSSSSPEPEVYTTLTVSTPLMAQTDPSSHHLQPTEYLGGHEVRGPPASHLMGPGMNSDYMNLSENKVGGSGSGGVNEMVRAMCGEMEAMEGKELAKLQTVQMEEDMADL from the exons atgtcttcttcttctgccggAGAAGTCACAACAGCAAATGACATCAAGAGGGAAAATGTGAAGGAGGTGGATACGCGGGAGTGCATCAAGCTTGTGGCGCTGGACGCGGCGGAGTTGTCCATGGAGCGCGCGACTCCCAACACGGACGCGGTGCGCACGGAGCTGTTGGTGAGCGCCGCTTCCTCCCTGGCTTTCTCCCCGGAGCAAGTGGCTTGCGTCTGCGAGGCTTTGCAGCAGGGAGGCAATGTGGACCGGCTGGCCAGGTTCCTGTGGTCCCTGCCACAGAGTGACCTGCTACGCGGCAACGAAAGCATCCTGAAAGCCCAAGCTCTCGTTGCTTTCCACCAGGCTCGGTATCAGGAGCTGTACAGTATTTTGGAGAACCACAGCTTCAGTCCGTCCAACCACACCTTTCTGCAAGATCTGTGGTACAAGGCCCGGTACACCGAGGCGGAGAAGGCGCGGGGGAGACCCCTGGGCGCCGTGGACAAGTACCGGATCCGGAGAAAGTACCCTCTCCCCAGGACTATCTGGGACGGCGAGGAGACTGTGTATTGCTTCAAGGAGAGGTCCCGAAACGCGCTCAAGGATCTGTATAATCAGAATAGGTACCCTTCTCCTGCCGAGAAACGAAACCTCGCCAAGATTACAGGACTCTCCTTGACCCAGGTCAGCAACTGGTTCAAaaacaggaggcagagagaccGAAACCCGTCCGAGGCACAATCAAAAAG tgaATCTGATGGaaaccacagcacagaggaTGAGTCTAGCAAAGGCCAGGAGGAGCTGTCTCCACGGCCCCTCTCTAACTCCTCAGATGGGGTGATAACCCACGGGACCCTTCCCCTTCAAACAGGGCCTCTGGACAGTGGGGTGGTCATCCAGCAGATCGGGGACATCAAGCTGCCCTCTGGATCAAGCAGTGGTGGTCTCTACAACGGAAGTCTAGTGACCAGTAACACCTCCTCCACCGTGTTTCACAATGGCGGCTCATCTTACCTCCACACACCTGGAAACATCCTCTTCAACGGGCTCAATTTGGGCATCCAGCCCTTGGCCTTCAACCCTCTGAGGCAGTCTGGAGGGGTGCTGCTGGGGGGCTCGGGTGTGGACATGCAGATGGGTCAGGAGAAGGGACTGGGCAGTTCTGCAGAGGACTCGGCCCTGCAGTACGCATCCTACTCAGGCTGTGTGAACGGAGCGGAGGTGAAGCTGGAGGGGGCTCACACCATGGCTGCCCAGAACGGTGgttcctctgtgctcaccttcAGCTCCTCGTCAGGCGCGCTGCAGCTCGGTGGCTACAGTTTGGTCCAGGTACCAAGCGGAGTCCCAGACAGCGATGGCAGCTCATTACTCAACAGCGACGTAGGtcttcctccactgcagctctcttctgcctcatcttcctcagcaATCACACAACAAG GCACCATGCCTCTGAACAATGTAGCAGTGAGTTCCTCCAATGGCGACTCgttccagcagcaggacaagCTGACCATGACGTCCCTGCACCACAGTACAGTCCTCTACAACATGAGCAGCGCCGGCCAGCCGTCCATCAAGAAGGAGCCTCTGGAGGGAGGTGTCTACTCCTCGTACCACCACGGCCTCCACTTGGACCCCAGCGGTCAGCTCAGCTACACCACCCCCAGCTCGGACGAGGTTCCCTCCAGCCGAGGTCCCGCCTCGACCACCGAGGTCCCTGCCGTCAGCTCGTCCAGCCCTGAGCCAGAGGTCTACACCACGCTCACCGTCAGCACGCCCCTGATGGCCCAAACGGACCCCAGCAGCCACCACCTCCAGCCCACAGAGTATCTCGGGGGCCACGAGGTTCGGGGCCCTCCAGCCTCGCACCTGATGGGCCCCGGCATGAACAGCGACTACATGAACCTTTCAGAGAACAAGGTGGGCGGCTCGGGCTCGGGAGGCGTGAACGAGATGGTGCGGGCGATGTGTGGGGAGATGGAGGCCATGGAGGGGAAGGAGCTAGCCAAACTACAGACagtgcagatggaggaggacatGGCTGACCTCTAA